The genomic region ACACTCCACTAATCCTGTTGGAAGTTGTGGTCAACGATTAAGAGGTCAACGATCAATCaacacactaaaacacaaacagacaattaAAATCTCACATGTGGATGTGTTAGAGTTTCCAATTGGTCAAACCTAAGTATCTTTGGATTGTTCAAGATCAGCCTGGATCTGAAGCCAGGACTTGTTTACTATTATATAATATGTCATCTCTTATTTCTTTAAAtcattgactgtaaataaagatggacggcatgATGGCTCTCCAaacgtgaagccaaagtgtcacaattgccacctggtggctggctgaagtaTGGGTCATACATCCTACCTTTTTAATTTTAGTGGATGGGATATGGATCAAATGTTGAAACaatgttttctctcttcttaCCTCTGCTTCTCCAGAGGCAGGCCGGGGTCCAATTTAGCTTCATCCCCATCCAGTGGGGCACTGAGGGAGGTAGGGGATGGAGGTGAAAGTTTGTTGGGGCTGGATGAGGGTGAGAGCTTGAGAGTGGGGAAGGAGGGAGACGGGGGCGTGAAAGGGGAAAGTTTCAGGAtaggggaggaggggaaggtgggagaagaggaggaggacggaggagaggagatgagggttTTATGGTTCCAGTTCTTCTGTCTCAGGGTGTGCTGTTGCTGCATCTGCTGTTGCTGcatctgctgttgctgctgctgctgctgctgctggcggcTGGAGGCAGAACTGTTCTCTTTAGTGGGAGAACACTCCACTGCCTCAAATTGAGCTGAAGGAAGCAAAAGAGACAATATCAAGCTTCCATAACAGAATTCCATCAAAGCATACCAGAGCCACCAAAGTAAACATGTCTCTGGAAGTTGATTCAGCTGGattgttgtgtttcctctctgaAGCAAACGCAAAGTTGTTGTGGCACCACTGTGCAAATAAAGCTTGTGGCATCCTTCCTCCCCATCCCCCcccatcatccctctctccctctctctacctgACAGAGCTCTGACAATGTCCTCCTTTCTCCACTCCCAGGGCAGTTCGTACTCCCCGGCGGGACGGACGTCAGACTCCGGTCGTGTGACAGGGATCCACACCCCCTCGCTCTCGCCCTCCAGTCCGCCCTCATACGGCGTGTCGTAGATGTTTGGAGGCGATGGCTTCCCCtcttctcccttcctctctctgtggccGCGGTccagcaggacacacactttCAAGAGGTCTTTGGAGCCACGTCTGCGGACCTCTACAGCAGAAGGTCACAGGATTAGTTGGTTAACAGCTTTCAAATGTAACATTTTAACTCatataaagagagaaaaaactttATCCAAAGGACGGACTCACAGCTATGTAACATTCTTTTGTTAACTTTTTCTTTGTGTCTTGATCCAAAAGGGGCTTTCctgaaaattatattttgatgtGAACAAACGGCCTCCAAATTGAAGGAAATGTAATTTCCGCTGTGAATGCTAGTTGCTCTATCCCTGGCAATTCCATTCCCTGGCACACTTCCATCCAAGTTTTCTTGGGCAAGACATTGAATCCTCCTGACAGCTGGGTTTTAGTGAGTTAGTGTcagtgtgaatgtgtcagtgtgaatgtgtcagtgtgaatgtgtcagtggCAAAACTGTAAAGCACTTGGAGTGGACATCATTGAataaaagatttttaaaaagcagGTGTCAACACTGTGTCACTTTTTTCTTGTAGCTGAGTCAGTCTCCTCTTCTGATTAACTTACCAGATAATAGACCTATCCCCAGACAAATAGAATAACTGTCTGatcttatattatattactgAACTATACCTCTATGAGCTCTTGGGTAACCTTGATATGCGTTCTCTTTATTTAACCCGTAAAATATAGATgcttttctaaaaaaaacaattttttgccTAAATTTGCCTGTGACCAGACATGTACCTCTTACAAGCATCTCAGTATTCATTTGCATAATGccacatttaaatgaatgtatCTGAGGGGATGAATAATAAAGGATGTGTCCTGGTTGTCACAgttagaaagagaaaaggggaaatgtctAAACTGGTGTTCAACCATAGTAAAATCTACAATTTTGCATATTTTATTGACATTATGTACTGGTAGAGTTGTCAAACAGGTCACACTGGCAAAGTGTTTTATTGAGTTTtccatgtttttcttaaaatacatttgatgcATGGTGCCCTCTAGGTTGTGCTTGTTATGAGAAGTCGCTGCATTTTCAGGAATTTCACTTGTGTTTCCTCGCTGTCGGACAGGTAGCCTGCGTGTCTGCACTATTGTGTGACCAAACAATGGACCTACAGGAAGAAAAGGTCAACacagctgctgattggctggctgACCAGGCCACTTCCTGACTGCTGGGAAGTGATTGAGCGAAGGGCACAGGGTGAGGGGAGTCGAGGTGGAGGGGGGTTAGTAGGTTATGGGGaaggttgagggggggggggggtcttttgaTTTACGGGACACTACAGTATTGTGTTAATATGTctgtctatgagtgtgtgtgttagtggagagagggggggtacTGGGGCCAAGTTCCTATCAAGAGAATGGGGCAAAGGAAacagaggcaggagacaggaagttGGAAGAGGAAGCTGCACCCATTGTCCCTGCACAATACTGTTCCTATAACAACCGCCAGCCAGGAGGGAAGTTAGCGCAGAGACTGAGGGTCTAATGTCCcttgtccctgtctctgtgtccctttAAAACTTAATTAGCACGAGTGTGAGATAGTGTGAGTGCAGAGACGTGTAAAAAGTGTCCCTGAACGTAATCCAGCTGTGCACTCATGTGCAATTGTAAAGTCAAACATTTACTTTACCGACAGCGTCAGAATATGCAGTTTGGATTTTGCTTTGAGTTTATTTTGTCTTCACCATCAGTTTCTCTAAATGTAACTGCTGAGACGGGTGATGTCCCCTGACCTCACCTGTAATGATGACCTGGGCGTCGTAGGGCTCCATGTACCCATCATTCACTCCGGCTCTCTcagcctccctctgctccctggtTTTCTCTGCATCGAAAGGATCGGCGTAGTCCTCCAggatgatcagctgtgtgtgagaaGGGAAAATAAACCCGTCAGAAAACCCAATGCAGAGGCCCTGCTTCCTATTCAGATGTTACATTCACCTGGAGGCAACAGAGAcgacagggagagaggggatcTGATAcgctacgtgtgtgtgttgtgtgtgcgtgcatgtgcgtgtgtggtgtCCATGACTGAGTGACAGGCAATGGAGGGACACGCGGAAATACTTGTGCAAAGAGGTCAGTGCATTGTGTTTGCCTGTTTGATGTCGAACAATGTAGTAAATCTGCATTGTGTTCTTTTGAGAGTGATGGAAACTGGATACAGGTTTATGAACTGAGGTGggaaagacacaaagagaggCACTGACATCAAGCCCCACTGTGAAATCTGTACTTTACACCATTCAGTTTATTTACTCTTAACCTGCATGCTGCTAAAACCACCTTTCATGGTTTGATTCTAGCAGATGAAATATGAAGATCAAAACGTAAGTTTACATTAGCTATGGTTCCATCTCTTTGAGTTACTCACCGTTGTCTTGATGTCAGACCTCGTCTCGTTGTCCGGCTGCTTCTTTTCACTGATCCCGTTGAGTTTGGGGGTCTTGTATTGTTTGTCCACTTTAATCATCCTGCTGATGTACGCTTGCGCCAGACTCGAGGTCCTGACCTGGCGGTTCTCGTCTGGTGTCCCCGTGGCCTCGATCTTGGAGTTCTTACGACCTTTACCATAAGTGAGAGTCTCCCAGACGGTCCCACCAGACCCAGCGTTGTTACGACCCAATTCCGTAGCCGAATTCTTCCGGTTTCTCCCCGCCAGCAACCCCCCAACTCCTCCATCCTTTCTTTGATTAACTTTCAAACTGTCTCGAGAAAACGAAGGTTTGGTCCGAGGTTGAGAACCTGATTCAGAGGCTGAGCGGACCCTTTCGCTTCCGTTCTTCAGGTTGATGGGGaaatctctgaaccattttgcCATGACTGCCAAGTTGTTAACACTTcgcacagatttgatatttagCAACGTATCTGCCTTTTATACGCACTGCACAAATAGACCTAACACTGGAACGTGCGCAACAGCTCCAACTTTACGCACAAGTATTTTACGCACTCCTCGCATTAACTTAGGAATGAAACTGCGATGATTTCTGCGTAATCAAACGGACTGGAGACCCCTTTGTTCTGCTGCACTGATTCCCAGCATCTGAAACTCTCCCTGACAGTCAGAGAACGCCCGGTGCGTCTTGGAGATCATTGGCCAGCGGCTCTTCTTTGCTGCGGACACCCTGCAGTAACAACTATCCCTGCAGTTTGAAAAGTAACTTCTGCAGAGCGTAAACTCGAAAGAACTGGAAGTTTTTCTTTGAACCCAGTAAAGATCCCATTCCCGGAGAGTGAGGTGGTGCGTCCAGTTTGAGGGGagtgaggagatggagaggaaagtcCGTGCGCGCAGACGGTGGGATGTTGCTGGGGTTTGGGGAGGGACTGTCTGAACGGGGCGGGGTAGGAGTTCCACTGTATTTAAATTGAAAGATTCAGAACTATTGAATCTACAGAAAATCGCCAATCTTTGTCAGTGGCTGGGGAGGTGCCAACGGATATCTGGCAGGGAGCAACAGGTTGGATTCGGAATGTGATGCCAGTTATTGCACAATCTGAAGACTTGCAATCCTTGTCAACCATAGCTAACAACTTGGAAACATTTGTAATGTTTTACCAAGTTGTTTACGCAATTCATTTTGTGATTTGTAATGTCAGGATGGGAAGCCATAACAATGGAACACTTAATAtgtctaaattaaattaaattaatctgaATTAAAAAGAGATTCTATAATAAACCCATGTGAGAAAAACAACTCAACCTTTACCAATTTACCTTGCACAGACCTGCAGACCAAACAAGGACTTTTGTGAATAAGGTTATGTTTCGATTAACTGACTCAAAAAGCCTGATCATAAGggaaacactgaaacaaaagtctgtgtttgtttttaatccctgtgtgtttgtagtgtgatgattgtattttatgttattgtgctgtattttgtaattatttatttttataataaagtataaacaacACTAGTAGCACAATATGTAGTCTTTCAGCTGCTAGCTCCATGTTATTGGAAGTAACAAAAGTCTGTATGTAGTTTAATATCTGTGTACTTGTAAAGTGTGGGgattttattctgtatttttgtgctgtaatttctaattaattaataaattgtTTATCATTATCTGACATGGATCAATGGATGTGAAATAAAGCTTAACTAACTAAATCAAATGCTTAAATTTCTCTCTAGCGACACTAGAGCAGCACAATATGTACTCTTTCATCGTCTAGTTCTGTGTTATTGAAGGTAAAACAAGTAGTGTGGTTTTGATATCTGTCTACTTGTAAAGTATGATGATTGTAATCTATATTATTGTGCTGTGTTATACAATTcattgaatttggattcattttcATAATGACATGGATCTACAAGTCTTTCAGCTGCTATAGTTTCTTGTTATTGGAGGTAACAAAAGTCTGTATGTGGGTTTAATATCTGTGTACTTGTAAAGTGTGATTGTTTCCTTATTTTCGTGCTGTAATTTCTAATTTACTTATTATTAGTTAATCATACTCATACAATTCATAGTACTTCAGCTGCTACAGTTCCATGTTATTGGTTGTGCACCTGCAGCCAAAGGCCCAGATGCTGCAGACTGCATGTAATTACCCCCTCTAGTGTTCAGATGTAG from Pleuronectes platessa chromosome 10, fPlePla1.1, whole genome shotgun sequence harbors:
- the she gene encoding SH2 domain-containing adapter protein E, which codes for MAKWFRDFPINLKNGSERVRSASESGSQPRTKPSFSRDSLKVNQRKDGGVGGLLAGRNRKNSATELGRNNAGSGGTVWETLTYGKGRKNSKIEATGTPDENRQVRTSSLAQAYISRMIKVDKQYKTPKLNGISEKKQPDNETRSDIKTTLIILEDYADPFDAEKTREQREAERAGVNDGYMEPYDAQVIITEVRRRGSKDLLKVCVLLDRGHRERKGEEGKPSPPNIYDTPYEGGLEGESEGVWIPVTRPESDVRPAGEYELPWEWRKEDIVRALSAQFEAVECSPTKENSSASSRQQQQQQQQQQMQQQQMQQQHTLRQKNWNHKTLISSPPSSSSSPTFPSSPILKLSPFTPPSPSFPTLKLSPSSSPNKLSPPSPTSLSAPLDGDEAKLDPGLPLEKQSWYHGSVSRQQAEAQLQRCREASFLVRDSESGTSKYSIALKTSQSCVHIIVAQTKSSKGLGYTLNQSSCIFSSIPELVHHYCTHRLPFTGAEHMTLQHPVPRPH